From the Osmerus eperlanus chromosome 19, fOsmEpe2.1, whole genome shotgun sequence genome, one window contains:
- the LOC134039977 gene encoding putative nuclease HARBI1 has product MRGSKTNSTKTNKENECHSSAHSVAQQVEVKQGFFAVDGFPNTIGAVDCTHIAIKAPSLNEFNYVNRKGFHSINVQIISDAQKNLLNVVARWPGGTHDSFILQNSNVGLRLEEGAVQDGWLIGDRGYPLKPWLMTPLTNPVTAQERAYNAAHSRTRSIVERTIGTLKGRWLCLSSAGGALQYTPEKACNIVMACCVLHNMAIKHGIPLVQEDQPDETMPDAPPFQPPNALAVQRRMEIIQRFRD; this is encoded by the exons ATGCGAGGATCTAAGACCAACTCTACAAAGACCAACAAGGAGAACGAATGCCATTCCAGTGCACATTCAG TAGCACAACAGGTAGAAGTCAAACAAGGCTTCTTTGCGGTCGATGGCTTCCCAAACACAATTGGAGCGGTGGACTGCACCCACATTGCAATTAAAGCACCATCCCTGAACGAGTTCAATTACGTGAACAGAAAAGGCTTCCACTCAATTAATGTGCAAATCATCTCGGATGCGCAAAAGAACTTGTTGAATGTGGTAGCGAGATGGCCGGGGGGAACGCACGACTCATTCATTTTGCAGAACAGCAACGTTGGCCTTCGCTTAGAGGAGGGAGCTGTTCAGGATGGATGGCTTATTG GAGACAGAGGTTATCCATTGAAACCGTGGCTGATGACTCCTTTGACCAATCCTGTGACGGCACAGGAGAGAGCCTATAATGCTGCACACAGTCGCACAAGGTCGATCGTGGAGCGCACAATAGGAACTCTGAAAGGCCGGTGGCTCTGTTTGTCATCTGCTGGGGGTGCTTTGCAGTATACACCGGAAAAGGCTTGCAACATAGTCATGGCCTGTTGTGTACTACATAACATGGCCATCAAGCATGGCATTCCACTTGTTCAGGAAGACCAACCTGACGAAACGATGCCAGACGCACCACCTTTCCAACCTCCAAATGCCTTGGCAGTTCAAAGGAGGATGGAGATTATTCAACGTTTTCGA GACTGA